The Streptomyces sp. NBC_01353 genome contains a region encoding:
- a CDS encoding adenylyltransferase/cytidyltransferase family protein gives MTAGRPYRVGYAPGAYDLFHIGHLNILRHARSQCDYLVAGVVSDEMAELAKGRRPMIPLVERLEIVRHVKYVDAAFVETVPDKLETWKQVRFDVLFKGDDWRGTPKGDRLERDFAGVGVEIVYFPYTMHTSSTQLRRALDLLTQEVEPGTGLGGVSEGLR, from the coding sequence ATGACCGCTGGACGGCCGTACCGGGTCGGCTACGCGCCTGGCGCCTACGACCTCTTTCACATAGGCCATCTCAACATCCTTCGGCACGCCCGTAGTCAGTGCGACTATCTGGTGGCCGGCGTGGTCTCGGACGAGATGGCCGAGCTCGCCAAGGGGCGGCGCCCGATGATCCCGCTGGTCGAGCGTCTCGAGATCGTGCGCCACGTGAAGTACGTCGACGCCGCCTTCGTGGAGACCGTGCCGGACAAGCTGGAGACGTGGAAACAGGTCCGGTTCGACGTGCTGTTCAAGGGCGACGACTGGCGCGGCACGCCCAAGGGGGACCGACTGGAACGGGACTTCGCCGGGGTGGGGGTGGAGATCGTCTACTTCCCGTACACGATGCACACCTCAAGTACCCAGCTCCGCCGTGCGCTCGACCTCCTGACGCAGGAGGTCGAGCCGGGCACGGGACTGGGCGGGGTCAGCGAGGGGCTGCGCTGA
- a CDS encoding CDP-alcohol phosphatidyltransferase family protein yields the protein MGTIGTALTELRSAQKSAKGVSLYSRFVNRPVGRYLAAGSYAAGLTPNQVTLISAGFSFAAVAGVALSAPSWTLGLLIWLGLAVGFAFDSADGQLARLRGGGSPAGEWLDHVVDCAKITALHLAVLIAFYRHPEHFGTTTDGWFLVPLGFQLAAVVTFFGGLLTEKLKPRPAPGTPAPQPSTLRAVALLPVDHGVFCLVFLLLGGGSAFRWTYTALGIASAVFLLAFLAKWFRELSAAPR from the coding sequence GTGGGAACGATCGGGACCGCGCTGACCGAACTGAGATCCGCGCAGAAGTCCGCGAAGGGGGTCTCGCTCTACTCACGGTTCGTCAACCGACCCGTGGGGCGCTACCTCGCGGCCGGCTCGTACGCCGCCGGACTGACACCCAATCAAGTCACCTTGATCAGTGCGGGATTCAGCTTCGCGGCCGTCGCAGGGGTCGCCCTCTCCGCACCGTCCTGGACGCTCGGCCTGCTGATCTGGCTCGGTCTCGCCGTCGGCTTCGCCTTCGACTCCGCCGACGGGCAGCTCGCCCGCTTGCGCGGCGGCGGCAGCCCGGCGGGGGAGTGGCTCGACCACGTGGTGGACTGCGCGAAGATCACCGCCCTGCACCTCGCCGTGCTGATCGCCTTCTACCGGCACCCCGAGCACTTCGGCACGACCACCGACGGCTGGTTCCTCGTCCCGCTCGGATTCCAACTCGCCGCGGTCGTCACCTTTTTCGGCGGACTCCTGACCGAGAAGCTCAAGCCGCGGCCGGCCCCCGGCACCCCCGCGCCCCAGCCCTCCACGCTGCGGGCCGTGGCGCTGCTCCCCGTCGACCACGGCGTCTTCTGCCTGGTCTTCCTGCTGCTCGGCGGCGGTTCCGCGTTCCGCTGGACCTACACCGCGCTCGGCATCGCGAGCGCGGTGTTCCTCCTCGCCTTCCTCGCCAAGTGGTTCCGCGAGCTCAGCGCAGCCCCTCGCTGA